Sequence from the Ziziphus jujuba cultivar Dongzao chromosome 9, ASM3175591v1 genome:
ATCAATTAGCATCGCACTTTTATTTCCAAATCATGGTTTCTTCTAAATACTAAGATTGGTTACAGCATAATGCATTGCTTGAACCCTAGAAAAGATTACTCATATTTGGGATCTAACACGAAGAATTCACATAAATTCCTCCAAGCATAGAACTTCAAGGGATATGAATTAAAAGGGAACAAAAGCCTCTGAATCCTGAATAAAGAGTCGAACAACTTTACGCAAATAAACTAATTATGTTTAAGCAGAATGCCCAATATGACATACTGAAAAGTGAGTGCATTATACCTCAGgatgagattttgaaaaatctaCAAGCCGTGACCGAAAAACCTTTCTTAGATTCGTATTTCCAGCTTCAGATTTCAACTTCCCAGCATTTTCCAATGCGTCAACATTGATGGTGACATGGAGATTCGGCTTCATACAACTGGTCCTCTCATCCAACAGCAGTACTCTCTTTATCTCAATTACCTCAGGCAAAATAAACTTCAACTGAGCCAAATGACCATATGTAAACCTCCTAAAACCATTGcaaccaaaattatatatattaccccaaagaaaaccccaaaaaaaaaaaaaaaaaagaactttctCAGAATATTTGCAACAATCAAGAAATCTATCAAGGTACCTGTCGGTTAAACACTCGATTTTGGGGCAAATGTTCGTAAAAGTTGGCATCAATCCCTTCAGCCGCAACAATCTAATCGAACTATCCAAGCAATTGAAAAATTCACACAGACTCTCAAACCTgcccaacaaaaaataaaaaaaataagacaaaaaaaaGCCCAAATTAATCAAATCGACCTTATAAActaaatccataaatatatacaacCAAAATTTTACGAAACCTTACTTTTCCGGCAGCCTAGCAGCGGCACCGACGTCGTTCTTCGATTTAGTGGCAGGGGCTTCATCATCGTCGAGCCAGGACGCGATCTTCCGTCTAGCAGAAGCCACCTGGTCCGTCCGATCACCGGACTGTTTACGATTCGATTCCCGGAGGCTTTCTGCGGCCCTCCTCACTTCTTTAATGGAGAGGGCCACATTACGGTTTCGGGACCGGCGAGAGAGCTGCGGCGGCTTCTCTGGGGTTTTGGAGCTCAGTGGGCTGTGATCTATGGCTTTGGAATTGGAGGTTGGTTTCAGGGCTTTCTTCGATCTGAAGGGTATGGATGAAGAAGCTTCAGGGGAGCTCATTGCTGATGAAAATGTGAGGATCTTTGAGGCCGACTTGGTTCTTAAGGACTGGAGTTGACAGAGAAAGGATTGCAGAttcgatataatatatatagtaggGTTTTGGTGGCGGGAAAGATGAGCTTGTGCTTGCCTGGTCGCCTGCCACGTCGCACTCCCGCCAAAAAGAGCCGTTGCTTCCCGCATTTTCGTCCGTGCCTGTTTGGAAGATGAGCTGGTGGAAATCCTAGTCCGACGCACGGATATCCCCGTTCGGCGTAGGGCCGTCTTCTCGTTTTCTCCTattaaaattatgaattatttAGTTCTTCATATCGGAACtcgttttatattttattgtatttttttttttttaaatccgtAATTTTAATAACGATGTTTCATAAACATcattataacaataaaatatttatatacattaagtaaattatttttattggaattttaatatcaatttgGTATACCTTATAAGTAGAACTTTTCTTTGTAAAacctttcattatttttttttttaaatagaacttTTAATAGAAAAACCTAATGTTTGTTTGAATGTAAATAAAGACATGTATTAAATGTTTTTTAAGTTTCtacataaactaaaataaaaaataaaataaaaaactttctttagtaaattgtaaaatttaaatttatctaaaatagtttaaaaaaatatttttaatcaacAAATACTTATCAACCATTATCAATCACATTAACTTTTTGGAAAAAGAgctttttttaatcatcaaaaaattctttttgggcccaaaaaaaaaataataataccaaatgaatgcataatattttattttttctaacgacataaatttttataaatttctttattaaatgTCTATTTTAATGGAATTCTTTTTATTAGTATGTTGATTGTTGattaatataaattagttaGCAATGATCACCCATGATGATTCTCAAATTCTTCATTCAATCAGGTCGGTGCTAAACCCCTTCcctaagctatatatatattcaataaaacatagaaaattcactattttttattttttattttttttaaatcaatgaatAATGCATTCTTAACATTTTTGCATTTTATCATTTATGTTCTCAAATAAGCAtcaacataatttaaaatttgtaaataatgCATTACTAGTTCAAAACTTttaaaccataactttttagctgctttgtaattattataattaattttctattccaaTTATACTCTTGAGAATCTCTTCACATACAGTACATATGTATTTTAATGGCTAAAAAGTTTGAAACTATTAATGCTAATtccataaatacaaaaatattggaCACTATATGGGAAATATCGATGTCAAAaaactcttatttatttatatttttgattgtatatagaataatgaaaaaaagaaaaagaaaaaaaagcgtAAATGGATAAAAATCTTAATAGTGAAGGTTTGTAACCCACCAACATGGAAGTGGACCTTTTTGACTTTTGATAAATCCTAAACAAGGAAATGGACTTGAAAAGCCCAAATGAGACCCATTACCACTAGGAAACCTCATTGAACACGTTCTTTCGTagcataacaaattaataataataataataaaaacccaTAACCAAATAGAAATAGGTGTATATGTAGAGATAGAAGTGTTAAGCAAGTATGTGAATGTTTTGTGTTCAAAAACAACTATCTTTGCCATAAACGCAGAAGGGGAATTTACCCAACTCCACGTCTCCTcgttaaaaattataatctcAGAGGAGACAGATAGGAAAAATTAAACTCCTTGGCTTTGCTCGCTtgctataattattataatctaCACAAACACACATACACAGAGAAAAATCACAGAGAAAATCGGAGACGACACCaaacttgaaaaagaaaaaaacaaaaaaaaaaaaaaaaaaaggaaaaagcctCTCCTCCGTGTCggtttaaaagtttattttacaaaaaattcctttttcttccacGCAATCGAATACCCAGTAACCCAAACCCCTCTCCATCGTCTTTTCGTTTCCTCTgcctttttctattttatttataaaaaaaaaaaaaaaaaaaaacattacattactcagaaatttaatttaatatcctTTTTCAACCTTCTCgttgttatttctttttgttcctttGGTGTTTCTTCAACCCTTGTTTGTTGTTGCGCAGCATATACAATTTAGTGATTTCGACTAGTCTTTGTTGGCTGCTCCTCTTGACTCCTATTCTTTGCTGCAGGTAAATTTTATCTGTATCTTTCtcatgttattttttaaatttttttttttcgtggggcttttattttttttagccaaAATCAGGGATTTGATTGTGGGTTTTGATTTTTACTTTATGAGAATGGAAAATGATGACTTTTTTTGGGGTGGGTTTTGTTCGATCGTtagtttgtttttgtctttacttttatatacatctatatgCAGTTATGCAAAGGTTGTTTCttccttaaaatttttttggttaagctTTGGTTTTTACGTTCGTTATGAGCGCAATGGAACTGGGTTTTGAAGTCCTACTAAACAGCTCTATTTGTTAGACTATTATTTAGCTTGATGATTGACTGCGACTTCTTCAATTTACAAACTAGTTTCCAAACAACTAAATCATCTCTAACACATATCAAATGTCAGGGATTTCTTTGCAGAGTATATTAAAGGACGTCCAATTCATTGTCGTGGATTGACTTGATCATGATATTGGTTTATTCTTAGCAATGATTGCTGCAATTGATGACTAGGTATTATACTGTGATTGGGTGAGACAGATTTTTGGAGTTGAAATAATTGTTTGGCTGTGGATTATGTTTCATCCCTTTGCCACGACCTTTTCCGTTTTAGTTTATCTTGTTGATCTGTTCTTTTTAGGTGCTGATAGAACTTACGTAATTAAGCACATGTGCCTTGCCGTGCATTAGTGTTATTCATGACTGCCACTAATTgatttcaattgaaaaaatagaTTGGATGTCAATATTGACAGAATACACACTTATGGTATATGTTATACTAATATGCAGTTACACTAGGTCACGTCTTATTTTGAGGTTGTCTAAAATAAACGTGGCGGACTAGTTTTTTAGTATTAAGGTTAAGTTGCTGTAACCTAATTTCCAAcggtttatttgtttgttttagtgattgtaaaaaatatatgtaaataagcTTTCTCTCTTTAAGATATCTAAAAGTTTACTCTTTGAACTAGTTTTTTTGTACCATttcctctttatttttcttgcaCTTGCTAAACTTTGTTTATGTTGATAAGAGGGACTTCTCTGATCTCTTTCATCCATCCAGAACCTTGGCTTGACAGTTTGTGTGGTTCAGGGAATGGACTGGATGTATTTGCCCACTGTCAATCTTTGTGAATGATGTTCAGTGGGTCAAACGCTGCAAATTCTCGCAACATATTTAAGTGGAAGTGGCATGGTGAATCTTCCTTGACTGCAGGATTGCTTAACGATGTACCTCCAGAGATTGAATTATCTGATTACAGAAGGGTACCAAGTCCTGGTAGTGAGAGCCCTTCAGGGCTTCTTAATGGTGAGAGTTTGAATGTGGAACCAATTGTGGATTTGGACCTATTCTTTGAAAGGCTCTACAGCTACTATTGTGAGAAAGGGCTCTGGTGTATCATTATAAAATGGATTGTTGAGCTTCTCAGCCTGGGTTTTACCATATGTTTCTCAggatttttcttattatatgtTGATTGGAATGGTCTTCGTAATGCTAAGTGTGGGATGGATGCGGTTGAATCTGGAATTAAGCCCTGTGATCTTGCTAAAGAAGCTCTTCATCAGCACCCATTAACCCCTCTAACACTTTCAAAGGCTATTATTGTTGGATATTTGGGtatattttccatttattggctcttttgttttttgaggTTTTTTGCTCAGCTAAGAGTAACTCTTGGAATCCGTCATTTCTATTATAATAGGTATGACTCAAAATTTGATATGCAGCAATATTTGGTAGTGATTATACTgaatgtatcattttttttttttaaggacaaTGACCAAGATTTTTTCTTGCAGTCTTGATGTTACAGATAATGAAATTCAAACCATACCATGGGCAACGATTCTTGAAAAGGTTGTCCAGCTACAAAGTTCGCGACAGCTCTGTGTGGTTAAGGATCTTTCTGCTCATGATGTGGTGATGCGATTGATGCGGAAGGAAAACTACTTGATCGGAATGCTTAACAAGGGAGTACTTGCATTTCCAATCTCAAAATGGGTCCCTGGTGCTGGTCCTACTGTCAAAGCTGGTTCAAAGGGGAAGCGCCATCGTTTGATACTGACTAAAACCCTTGAGTGGACCTTAAATTGGTGCATACTACAGAGCATGTTTGATAGGTATGTTAAACTTTGCCGTACATTTCTTGTCATGGATTTCTGTTCATATTTAAGATACATATTTTGATTGGTGTGTACAGTTGGACATATGTCAAGATGTAATATGTAAAATGTCCATTTCATATTTCTTAGACAATATGTAGAAGACGAGAAGTTATTTTTAAGTTTGGCAGTTCTTACAAGTTTGTTCTTTTAGAGGGATGGTTACTTCTTATCCTAGATGCTTTATTGAACTTTATACCTTGCCTTTTGTTTGAAGCCAAAAAATAATGTGCATGAAGATTTAGGACTTATTGCTCTTTTTTCTAAGAAAATGTTGtgaaatttttattgttatttagtTTTGTTTAATGCTTTTGCCTTCTAACCTAGTTGGTTCCTAGGAGTAAGAATTGGGTTAGGTTTGAAAAAATTTCTCTTTTGTTACACCCTGGGGAGCCTGACAGATATCTCAAACTTTGAATAAATTCTAGACTGTTTATGGAAGATTATCTACATTTGGATGGAATCACAATCTGCGATCTAAGCTGCAGATCCCTTCAATTGTGCctaaatttaattgatttaagtGGCTGTACACAAAGTTTAGAGTCAGAGTGTTTCTTTTCTGAAAATTATGACTTAATTTGTTCGTATTTGGATTGAGCTATGTGGAAATTCTCTTTTTAAGAGGATGGCAAATTGTAAATTGATTTTGACTGCCTATGGGGCTTGTGATCATTTTCTTAATAGAATATACGTATTTTACAGGAACTTTTGTATCAGAATGGATTTCATATCAAATCCACGAACCTTAAAGAAAAGGCTGATGGTGGTTGGTCTTGCAATGCTTCTACTTTCACCGTTTATTGTAATTTTCATGCTGGTATATCTCTTCCTTAGGCATGCTGAACAATTTTATAATCATCCTGGTATGGCATCATCACGAAGATGGTCAAATTTGTCTAAATGGATTTTTAGGGAGTTCAACGAggtaataaaattttctttttaagttttacttAGCTTGACCTGATTCTTTTCTGTTGTATGTTCTTAGCTTGACCTGATTCTTTTctgttatatgtattttttgtatgCTTGATAATCTGTGCTATTGTGTGATAATTagcattttctttaaaatactAGAAGTACCATCTTAACTTGATGAATATTTCTTATTAATAATCCATGTCATATCTTGGGCATtgtaaaatgttgggtttttattttattaaaagtatGTTTGGATGTGTTTATCTTGTTAGAAGATGAGTTATTCTTGACATGTGATTCACCTCTTTTGATCTTGATTCTATTTCACAATAAgtttctctcaatttttttggttcatGGCGTTTTATATTTTCTGTTAACTGGGTGTAGTCATTTCTTTATCTGTTATGTTTATAAGTGCTGTTCTTTACAGGTTGACCATTTATTCAAGCATCGAATCAATAGCAGTGTGATACATGCTTCCGATTATTTGAAGCAGTTTCCTTCTCCTATTATTTCTATAATAACAAAGTTCATCTCTTTTGTTTGTGGTGGCTTTGCTGCTATTCTGATCATCATTGCATTTCTGGATGAGTCACTGCTGGAGGGCCATGTAATATACTTACTGCCTTAATGACATATTAGCTTATTTTGAGAATTTTCTTAGCcatcaatattttttcaaaaattttttaatggCAGATGTTTGGTCGCAACTTGTTTTGGTATGGTGCTGTTTTTGGAGCTCTGACAGCTTTTAGCCGGGGTGCTAACACAGATGAGCTTCTGGTCCTTGACCCAGAGGGTGCCATGTCTATGGTGGTCCAACATACACATTATATGCCAAAGACATGGCGTCACAAAGAAAACACTGAGATGGTTCGTCTAGAGTTCGAGACCTTGTTTCAGGTGAtcttattaatgttgttttctcaaatttccactaaaaaTTTCCTCAAACCTGTAAAACTTCAGAACTGCCAGACTGATGTGTAGTTACTTCGTCATTCTGGGATTGCTGCTTggaattttggttttatttatttattttattaacttttttgtgGCTCTGGGGGAGGATCTGCTACTTCACCCTAATTATAGTTCAGAGTTAATTAAGAGAAGGTTCATTGGTTGAgttctttttagtttttgttaaaGTGTTATAATGTGGAAATGTGCTTAGACGTAAATGCTTGTTTCTTGGGCATTTTATGGTTTTTGATTCTGGGGACCCAAGATTTGCTGTTAGAagagcttttattttatttattattatttgttttcatgCTACTTGTTtctcattttgttttaaatgcagTATACTGGAATGATGCTACTTGAGGAGATGGCCTCAATTTTTATGACTCCGTACTTACTTTTGTTTGTTGTCCCAAAGGTATGTCTCCTTCAGCATATTGTTTATGTGAAGTCAAAATTGCATTTTAAGTGCTAGTTTTTGGTGTACTAAGATGATGTGTTTGTGCAGCGGGTGGATGACATCTTGCAGTTTATTGCCGATTTTACAGTGAACGTGGAAGGTGTTGGTCATGTTTGCAGGTTGGTTATCTTTGTATTCTTCTTTACATTATGGCACCCGTGATCTGAAAGCTATCTGTGAACTTTTAAGGACTCTATTATTGAATATAGATGAACCTTAAGTGGCTTTATTCAGGACTTTGACTTGCCACCTTGTCTTTTTGACAGCTTTAGTGTCtttgattttcaaaaacatGGCAACAGCAATTATGGATCACCTTACAATGCAACTCGCACTGAAAGGAGTTCTCAGGGGAAAATGGAGAAATCCTTCTTAAGGTATAGTTACAGCAGTATTATTCAATGGGTTTGCTTATTTTGCAGATCCATTACCATACTTCAGATCCGCTTCATTTGGGTACTTATCCGAAAAgaattattatttgtcatgTTATCCATATGAAGGAGACAGTCTCATATTTGatacttttttctgttttcattgCTTAAAAAAACATACTTTACCTGCGCACGACCACGCCATGTTATAATGCTTCTATTGATTCTCTTATGAGCCTTCTTATTTTGTTTGCAGCTTTCAAAGTAGTTATCCTTCATGGGAGCCAAATCCTCAGGGCAAGCGGTTCCTTCTGAATCTTAGAACTTTCAGGGAGCAGAAGATGCAGGGACAGCAAACCGGACTTGCATATTCTCCGGGAAGAATGTGGCGTGGGAGCCCAAGTTTGAGAGGTCATGCAGACAGAATGAGTATGTTGTCGAGAGAAATGCCACAACATTCTTCTGTGAGAGGACATCATTTGGATTCTATGTGGCTAATTGATGCAGAACAAAAGAATCATCCATACCTTCTTGATTGGTATTACACCTCTCACGCACATCATACAACTAATAACACGAGAGAAATTCCAGAAGAATCATTTCAGGTGGCTGTGCAACAACCTGGAGATTATTGGACGCCATCCAACTTGACACAAAATGATGCAAGATTTGAAGGTTACTGGGGTCACCTTAATGAGTATCGAGCAGAGTCTAATCTGGGGGCTTCTACATCTGCACCTTTCTTCCGGGAGAGCGtacttcaacaccatgattctggTAATCTAGTACACCCAACTAGAAGTCATTGGTGGGCTAGAAGCGGCCCAAACACTGCACAGCCACAGGCTAGTTTTCTTGAGCCTCCTGACTTTAATCGCCACGCTGCCGCAGATAATTATTACGAAAACTACTCAGATAGAAGCTTAGAGGAAGAGCAGCAGTTGGACTGGAGGAATTCTCGGAAGCTGTCTCAAACTACTTACTTCGATGACATCGAGTCTGGTGAATTTAATCTTCATTTTGATGATGTGTATAGCAGACCCCCAGAAACTAGCAAAATAAATCCAGAGCACCCAAGCTTTGAGTGAGCAATTTGTTTCCTCTTTAGTTTTTTCCAAGAGGTTGTTGCTTGTTTAGTAATATTGGGAAGCATATGGGTTTCCAATACTggattttaaatgttaattctATTCTTAAGGAAACTCTGTATTCTTTGTTGTACATAGATTCATTATGATGTTAACCATTCTCAACAGGATTTAGCTTTTCATGTGGAATTGAAAGGGTGACCTAGAAAAATACCATAGAGCAACCTCAAGCCTTGCCTGAAATGTACAAACTATCACACGTTATTAATCAATTTCAATTCCTGTTCCACTGCAAATATGCTTGTTCATGTCATTTTATATTTCTTCaagttcataactttcaatatcttttatattttaaatatataatatgtggATAAATGGGTATTCTTAaccaacacaaaaaaaaaaaaaaaagaaagtaaataatCATTGAAAACTTTTTTCCAATTGTGAAACAAATGatattgcattaaaaaaaaaaaaaaaattgtggaacATACGAGGAAGAAAGCTGTTTCCATTTCTTTGAAAATCATACGGTGTCGTTTACAGTGAGCCACGAAGGTTGTCTCTGTTCTTGCCTGTGTTCTCGGTTTCACCCATCACGTGTGAACCGATAACCGTATAAGGGTTTTGCAAAAGGGGTTTAACGAAAAAAAATCCCAGACCCCTATTCACAACGCTTCTCATATTGATCAATCACCATGAGAAAAGCTTCAATCTCACTTCTTCCCCACATCATTCGTCGCCATCCCAAacccttctcttctcttttctctaGACATTATATTTCTGACCCtttctcctcctcctcttcttcttcctcttccaccTCTTCGTTGGTCTCACCGACCCAAGTCAAGTCCTGCACCAAAAACCATGGCTTGCTCTTTAGAACCAGGCAATTTCAAGCAAACCCATCTCGGAATATGGACACCTTGGTTGATGAACCACCTCAGATGTCCTCGAGGCAGAGAAAAGCCAAGGAAAGGTTGGAGCTTGAGGAGGCGTTTGAGTCCGCAAAGACCACCGACGCGATGCTCAAGGCATTCAAGGATATGGAATCATCTTTTCAGGAGAGAGAGCTTGGGTTGGCTTCCTTGAAAGTTGGCCTCAAACTTGACCAAGAAGGTGAGGACCCTgaaaatattctttcttttgctAATAGAGCCTTGAACGCTTTGGATAAGGATGATAAGCCTTCTTTGATGGTTGCTATGGCTTTACAATTGTTGGGTTCTGCCAATTATAGCTTGAAAAGGTTTAGTGATAGTCTGGGATATCTTGGTAGGGCTAATAGGATATTGGGAAGGTTAGAGGAAGAGGGTTTTAATGTTGAGGACCTCAGGCCGGTGCTACATGCGGTCCAGCTTGAGTTGGCAAATGTTAAGATGGCTATGGGGAGGAGAGAGGAGGCACTTGCCAATCTTAGGAAGTGTTTGGAAATTAAGGAGATGACTTTGGAGGAAGATAGTAGGGAGCTGGGTAAAGCCAACCGGGATTTGGCAGAGGCATATGTCTCTGTTTTGAATTTTAAGGAAGCATTATCGTATTGTACAAAGGCGCTGGAGATACATAAGAAACGACTGGGGCAGAATTCAGTGGAAGTTGCTCATGATAGAAGGCTTCTTGGTGTAATTTATACTGGCTTAGAGGAGCATGAGAAGGCCTTAGAGCAAAATCAGCTGTCGCAGAAAGTTTTGAAAAACTGGGGTCTTAGTTCGGATTTGCTTCATGCTGAGATAGATGCTGCAAATATGCAAATTGCAATAGGAAAGTATGATGAGGCTATTaatactttgaaggatgtcgtTAACCAAACA
This genomic interval carries:
- the LOC107425929 gene encoding autophagy-related protein 9, whose amino-acid sequence is MMFSGSNAANSRNIFKWKWHGESSLTAGLLNDVPPEIELSDYRRVPSPGSESPSGLLNGESLNVEPIVDLDLFFERLYSYYCEKGLWCIIIKWIVELLSLGFTICFSGFFLLYVDWNGLRNAKCGMDAVESGIKPCDLAKEALHQHPLTPLTLSKAIIVGYLGIFSIYWLFCFLRFFAQLRVTLGIRHFYYNSLDVTDNEIQTIPWATILEKVVQLQSSRQLCVVKDLSAHDVVMRLMRKENYLIGMLNKGVLAFPISKWVPGAGPTVKAGSKGKRHRLILTKTLEWTLNWCILQSMFDRNFCIRMDFISNPRTLKKRLMVVGLAMLLLSPFIVIFMLVYLFLRHAEQFYNHPGMASSRRWSNLSKWIFREFNEVDHLFKHRINSSVIHASDYLKQFPSPIISIITKFISFVCGGFAAILIIIAFLDESLLEGHMFGRNLFWYGAVFGALTAFSRGANTDELLVLDPEGAMSMVVQHTHYMPKTWRHKENTEMVRLEFETLFQYTGMMLLEEMASIFMTPYLLLFVVPKRVDDILQFIADFTVNVEGVGHVCSFSVFDFQKHGNSNYGSPYNATRTERSSQGKMEKSFLSFQSSYPSWEPNPQGKRFLLNLRTFREQKMQGQQTGLAYSPGRMWRGSPSLRGHADRMSMLSREMPQHSSVRGHHLDSMWLIDAEQKNHPYLLDWYYTSHAHHTTNNTREIPEESFQVAVQQPGDYWTPSNLTQNDARFEGYWGHLNEYRAESNLGASTSAPFFRESVLQHHDSGNLVHPTRSHWWARSGPNTAQPQASFLEPPDFNRHAAADNYYENYSDRSLEEEQQLDWRNSRKLSQTTYFDDIESGEFNLHFDDVYSRPPETSKINPEHPSFE
- the LOC107425868 gene encoding protein KINESIN LIGHT CHAIN-RELATED 1, yielding MRKASISLLPHIIRRHPKPFSSLFSRHYISDPFSSSSSSSSSTSSLVSPTQVKSCTKNHGLLFRTRQFQANPSRNMDTLVDEPPQMSSRQRKAKERLELEEAFESAKTTDAMLKAFKDMESSFQERELGLASLKVGLKLDQEGEDPENILSFANRALNALDKDDKPSLMVAMALQLLGSANYSLKRFSDSLGYLGRANRILGRLEEEGFNVEDLRPVLHAVQLELANVKMAMGRREEALANLRKCLEIKEMTLEEDSRELGKANRDLAEAYVSVLNFKEALSYCTKALEIHKKRLGQNSVEVAHDRRLLGVIYTGLEEHEKALEQNQLSQKVLKNWGLSSDLLHAEIDAANMQIAIGKYDEAINTLKDVVNQTDKESETRALVFISMGKALSSQDKFADSKRCLEIACGILDKKEKISPLEVADAYSEISMQYETMNEFETAISLLKRALSLLERLPQEQHSEGSVSARIGWLLLLTGKVQQAVPYLESAVERLKESFGSKHFGVGYIYNNLGAAYLELNRPQSAAQMFAIAKDIMDVSVGPHHADSIEACQNLAKAYGAMGSHALAIEFQQRVVEAWESHGPSGHDELREAHRLLEQLKNKARGASTNELPIKALPLPNSSASARTSLSDVAVNQKRLNTM